In Rhinopithecus roxellana isolate Shanxi Qingling chromosome 4, ASM756505v1, whole genome shotgun sequence, a single genomic region encodes these proteins:
- the ADGRF5 gene encoding adhesion G protein-coupled receptor F5 isoform X1 — MKSPKRTTLCLMFIVIYSSKATLNWNLESTIHPLSLHEYEPAGEEALRQKRAVATKSPAAEEYTVNIEISFENASFLDPIKAYLNSLSFPIHGNNTDQILSINVTTVCRPTGNEIWCSCETGYGWPRERCLHNLTCQEHDIFLPGHHCSCLKELPTKGPFCLLQEDVTLNMRVRLNVGFQEDLMNTSSALYRSYKTDLETAFRKGYGILPGFKGVTVTGFKSGSVVVTYEVKTTAPSLELIHKANEQVVQSLNQTYKMDYNSFQALTSNETKFSVTPEIIFEGDTVSLVCENELLSSNVSWRYEEQQLEIQNSSRFSIYTAVFNNMTSVSKLTIRNITPGDAGEYVCKLILDIFEYEGKKKIDVMPIQILANEEMKVMCDNNPVSLNCCSQSNVNWSKVEWKQEGKISIPGTPETDIDSSCSRYTVKADGTQCPSGSSGTTVVYTCEFISAYGARGSANIKVTFISVGDNSSHKSEVQEVLRHVMEMSTVQSTTRNSLETSKAREQQANLTMTPDTISVSEGQNFSIKCISDVSNYDEVYWNTSAGIKIYQRFYTTRRYPDGAESVLTVKTSTREWNGTYHCIFRYKNSYSIATKDVVVHPLPLELNIMVDPLEAAVSCSGSHYIKCCIEEDGDYKVTFHMGSLSLPAEKEVNEKQVCYKHNFNANSVSWCSKTVDVYCHFTNAANNSVWSPSMKLNLVPGENITCQDPVIGVGEPGKVIQKLCQFSNVPNSPDSPVGGIITYKCVGSQWKEKRNDCISAPVNSLLQMAKALIKSPSQDEKLPTYLKDLSISVDKAEHEISSSPGSLGAIINILDLLSTVPTEVNSETMMHVLSTVNVILGKPVLNTWKVLQQRWTNQSSQLLHSVERFSQALQSGDSPPLSFSRTNVQMSSMVIKSSHPKTYQQRFVFPHFDLWGNVVIDKSYLENLQSDSSIVTMAFPTLQAILAQDIQENNFADSLVMTTTVSHNMTMPFRISMTFKNNSPSGGETKCVFWNFQLANNTGGWDSNGCYVEEGDGDNVTCICDHLTSFSILMSPDSPDPSSLLGILLDIISYVGVGFSILSLAACLVVEAVVWKSVTKNRTSYMRHTCIVNIAASLLIANTWFIVVAAIQDNHYILCKTACVAATFFIHFFYLSVFFWMLTLGLMLFYRLVFILHETSRSTQKAIAFCLGYGCPLAISVITLGATQPREVYTRKNVCWLNWEDTKALLAFAIPALIIVVVNITITIVVITKILRPSIGDKPCKQEKSSLFQISKSIGVLTPLLGLTWGFGLTTVFPGTNLVFHIIFAILNVFQGLFILLFGCLWDLKVQEALLNKFSLSRWSSQHSKSTSLGSSTPVFSMSSPISRRFNNLFGKTGTYNVSTPEATSSSLENSSSAYSLLN; from the exons TTGCCACGAAAAGTCCTGCAGCTGAAGAATACACTGTTAATATTGAGATCAGTTTTGAAAATGCATCCTTCCTGGATCCTATCAAAGCCTACTTGAACAGCCTCAGTTTTCCAATTCATGGGAATAACACTGACCAAATTTTGAGCATAAATGTGACAACAG TCTGCAGACCCACTGGAAATGAAATTTGGTGCTCCTGCGAGACAGGCTATGGGTGGCCTCGGGAAAGGTGTCTTCACAATCTCACTTGTCAAGAGCATGACATCTTCCTCCCAGGACACCATTGCAGTTGCCTTAAAGAACTGCCTACCAAGGGACCTTTTTGCCTGCTTCAGGAAG ATGTTACCCTGAACATGAGAGTCAGACTAAATGTAGGCTTTCAAGAAGACCTCATGAACACTTCCTCTGCCCTCTATAGGTCCTACAAGACCGACTTGGAAACAGCG tttcGGAAGGGTTACGGAATTTTACCAGGCTTCAAGGGCGTGACTGTGACAGGGTTCAA GTCTGGAAGTGTGGTTGTGACATATGAAGTCAAGACTACAGCGCCATCACTTGAGTTAATACATAAAGCCAATGAACAAGTTGTACAGAGCCTCAATCAGACCTACAAAATGGACTACAACTCCTTTCAAGCACTTACTAGCA ATGAAACTAAGTTCTCTGTCACACCAGAAATCATCTTTGAAGGGGACACAGTCAGTCTGGTGTGTGAAAATGAACTTTTGTCCTCCAATGTGTCTTGGCGCTATGAAGAACAGCAGTTGGAAATCCAGAACAGCAGTAGATTCTCGATTTACACTGCCGTGTTCAACAACATGACTTCGGTGTCCAAGCTCACCATCCGCAACATCACTCCGGGTGATGCAG GTGAATATGTTTGCAAACTGATACTAGACATTTTTGAATATGAGGGCAAGAAGAAAATAGATGTTATGCCCATCCAAATTTTggcaaatgaagaaatgaaggtgATGTGTGACAACAATCCTGTATCTTTGAACTGCTGCAGTCAGAGTAATGTTAATTGGAGCAAAGTAGAATGGaagcaggaaggaaaaataagtatTCCAG GAACCCCTGAGACAGACATAGATTCTAGCTGCAGCAGATACACCGTCAAGGCTGATGGAACCCAATGCCCAAGCGGGTCTTCTGGAACAACAGTCGTCTACACTTGCGAGTTCATCAGTGCCTATGGAGCCAGAGGCAGTGCAAACATAAAAGTGACATTCATCTCTGTGG GAGATAATTCCAGCCACAAAAGTGAAGTGCAAGAGGTCCTAAGGCATGTGATGGAAATGAGTACAGTGCAGAGCACCACCAGGAACAGCCTAGAAACAAGTAAAGCCCGGGAGCAGCAAG CCAATCTAACAATGACCCCGGACACAATTTCTGTTTCTGAGGGACAAAACTTTTCTATAAAATGCATCAGTGATGTGAGTAACTATGATGAGGTTTATTGGAATACTTCTGCTGGAATTAAAATATACCAAAGATTTTATACCACGAGGAGGTATCCTGATGGAGCAGAATCAGTACTGACAGTCAAGACCTCGACCAGGGAGTGGAATG GAACCTATCACTGCATATTTAGATATAAGAATTCATACAGTATAGCAACCAAAGACGTCGTTGTTCACCCGCTGCCTCTAGAGCTGAACATCATGGTTGATCCTTTGGAAGCTGCAGTTTCATGCAGTGGTTCCCATTACATCAAGTGCTGCATAGAGGAGGATGGAGACTACAAAGTTACTTTCCATATGGGTTCCTTGTCCCTTCCTGCTG AAAAAGAAGTTAACGAAAAACAAGTGTGCTACAAACACAATTTCAACGCAAACTCAGTTTCCTGGTGTTCAAAAACTGTTGACGTGTATTGTCACTTTACCAATGCTGCTAATAATTCAGTCTGGAGCCCATCTATGAAGCTGAATCTGGTTCCTG GGGAAAACATCACATGCCAAGATCCCGTAATAGGTGTCGGAGAGCCCGGGAAAGTCATCCAGAAGCTATGCCAGTTCTCGAACGTTCCCAACAGCCCTGACAGTCCTGTTGGTGGGATCATCACTTACAAATGTGTAGGCTCCCagtggaaggagaagagaaatgaCTGCATCTCTGCCCCAGTAAACAGTCTGCTCCAGATGGCTAAG GCTTTGATCAAGAGCCCCTCTCAGGATGAGAAGCTCCCTACATACCTGAAGGATCTTTCTATTAGCGTAGACAAAGCGGAACATGAAATCAGCTCTTCTCCTGGGAGTCTGGGAGCCATTATTAACATCCTTGATCTGCTCTCAACAGTTCCAACCGAAGTAAATTCAGAAACGATGATG CACGTGCTCTCTACGGTTAATGTCATCCTTGGCAAGCCTGTCTTGAACACCTGGAAAGTTTTACAACAGCGATGGACCAATCAGAGTTCACAGCTACTACATTCAGTGGAAAGATTTTCCCAAGCATTACAGTCAGGAGATAGCCCTCCTTTGTCCTTCTCCAGAACTAATGTGCAGATGAGCAGCATGGTGATCAAGTCCAGCCACCCAAAAACCTATCAACAGAGGTTTGTTTTCCCACACTTTGACCTCTGGGGCAATGTGGTCATTGACAAGAGCTATCTAGAAAACTTGCAGTCGGATTCATCTATTGTCACCATGGCTTTCCCAACTCTCCAAGCCATCCTTGCTCAGGATATCCAGGAAAATAACTTCGCAGATAGCTTAGTGATGACGACCACTGTCAGCCACAATATGACTATGCCATTCAGGATTTCAATGACTTTTAAGAACAACAGCCCTTCAGGTGGCGAAACAAAGTGTGTCTTCTGGAACTTCCAGCTTGCCAACAATACAGGAGGGTGGGACAGCAATGGGTGCTATGTGGAAGAAGGTGATGGGGACAATGTCACCTGTATCTGCGACCATCTAACGTCATTCTCCATCCTCATGTCCCCTGACTCCCCAGACCCTAGTTCTCTCCTGGGAATACTACTGGATATTATTTCTTATGTCGGGGTGGGCTTTTCCATCTTGAGCTTGGCGGCCTGTCTAGTTGTGGAAGCTGTGGTGTGGAAGTCAGTGACCAAGAACCGGACTTCCTATATGCGCCACACCTGCATAGTGAATATTGCTGCCTCCCTTCTGATCGCCAACACCTGGTTCATTGTGGTCGCTGCCATCCAGGACAATCACTACATACTCTGCAAGACAGCCTGTGTGGCTGCCACCTTCTTCATCCACTTCTTCTACCTCAGCGTCTTCTTCTGGATGCTGACACTGGGCCTCATGCTGTTCTATCGCCTGGTTTTCATTCTGCATGAAACAAGCAGGTCCACTCAGAAAGCCATTGCCTTCTGTCTTGGCTATGGTTGCCCACTTGCCATCTCAGTCATCACGCTGGGAGCCACTCAGCCCCGAGAAGTCTATACAAGGAAGAATGTCTGTTGGCTCAACTGGGAGGACACCAAAGCCCTGCTGGCTTTTGCCATCCCAGCACTAATCATTGTGGTGGTGAACATAACCATCACTATTGTGGTCATCACCAAGATCCTGAGGCCTTCCATCGGAGACAAGCCATGCAAGCAGGAGAAGAGCAGCCTGTTTCAGATCAGCAAGAGCATTGGGGTCCTCACGCCACTCTTGGGCCTTACTTGGGGTTTTGGTCTCACTACTGTGTTCCCAGGGACCAACCTTGTGTTCCATATCATATTTGCCATCCTCAATGTCTTCCAG GGATTATTCATTTTACTCTTTGGATGCCTCTGGGATCTGAAG GTACAGGAAGCTTTGCTGAATAAGTTTTCATTGTCAAGATGGTCTTCACAGCACTCAAAG tcAACATCCTTGGGTTCATCCACACCTGTGTTTTCTATGAGTTCTCCAATATCAAGGAGATTTAACAATTTGTTTGGTAAAACAG GAACGTATAATGTTTCCACCCCAGAAGCAACCAGCTCATCCCTGGAAAACTCATCCAGTGCTTATTCGTTGCTCAACTAA
- the ADGRF5 gene encoding adhesion G protein-coupled receptor F5 isoform X2: MKSPKRTTLCLMFIVIYSSKATLNWNLESTIHPLSLHEYEPAGEEALRQKRAVATKSPAAEEYTVNIEISFENASFLDPIKAYLNSLSFPIHGNNTDQILSINVTTVCRPTGNEIWCSCETGYGWPRERCLHNLTCQEHDIFLPGHHCSCLKELPTKGPFCLLQEDVTLNMRVRLNVGFQEDLMNTSSALYRSYKTDLETAFRKGYGILPGFKGVTVTGFKSGSVVVTYEVKTTAPSLELIHKANEQVVQSLNQTYKMDYNSFQALTSNETKFSVTPEIIFEGDTVSLVCENELLSSNVSWRYEEQQLEIQNSSRFSIYTAVFNNMTSVSKLTIRNITPGDAGEYVCKLILDIFEYEGKKKIDVMPIQILANEEMKVMCDNNPVSLNCCSQSNVNWSKVEWKQEGKISIPGTPETDIDSSCSRYTVKADGTQCPSGSSGTTVVYTCEFISAYGARGSANIKVTFISVANLTMTPDTISVSEGQNFSIKCISDVSNYDEVYWNTSAGIKIYQRFYTTRRYPDGAESVLTVKTSTREWNGTYHCIFRYKNSYSIATKDVVVHPLPLELNIMVDPLEAAVSCSGSHYIKCCIEEDGDYKVTFHMGSLSLPAEKEVNEKQVCYKHNFNANSVSWCSKTVDVYCHFTNAANNSVWSPSMKLNLVPGENITCQDPVIGVGEPGKVIQKLCQFSNVPNSPDSPVGGIITYKCVGSQWKEKRNDCISAPVNSLLQMAKALIKSPSQDEKLPTYLKDLSISVDKAEHEISSSPGSLGAIINILDLLSTVPTEVNSETMMHVLSTVNVILGKPVLNTWKVLQQRWTNQSSQLLHSVERFSQALQSGDSPPLSFSRTNVQMSSMVIKSSHPKTYQQRFVFPHFDLWGNVVIDKSYLENLQSDSSIVTMAFPTLQAILAQDIQENNFADSLVMTTTVSHNMTMPFRISMTFKNNSPSGGETKCVFWNFQLANNTGGWDSNGCYVEEGDGDNVTCICDHLTSFSILMSPDSPDPSSLLGILLDIISYVGVGFSILSLAACLVVEAVVWKSVTKNRTSYMRHTCIVNIAASLLIANTWFIVVAAIQDNHYILCKTACVAATFFIHFFYLSVFFWMLTLGLMLFYRLVFILHETSRSTQKAIAFCLGYGCPLAISVITLGATQPREVYTRKNVCWLNWEDTKALLAFAIPALIIVVVNITITIVVITKILRPSIGDKPCKQEKSSLFQISKSIGVLTPLLGLTWGFGLTTVFPGTNLVFHIIFAILNVFQGLFILLFGCLWDLKVQEALLNKFSLSRWSSQHSKSTSLGSSTPVFSMSSPISRRFNNLFGKTGTYNVSTPEATSSSLENSSSAYSLLN, translated from the exons TTGCCACGAAAAGTCCTGCAGCTGAAGAATACACTGTTAATATTGAGATCAGTTTTGAAAATGCATCCTTCCTGGATCCTATCAAAGCCTACTTGAACAGCCTCAGTTTTCCAATTCATGGGAATAACACTGACCAAATTTTGAGCATAAATGTGACAACAG TCTGCAGACCCACTGGAAATGAAATTTGGTGCTCCTGCGAGACAGGCTATGGGTGGCCTCGGGAAAGGTGTCTTCACAATCTCACTTGTCAAGAGCATGACATCTTCCTCCCAGGACACCATTGCAGTTGCCTTAAAGAACTGCCTACCAAGGGACCTTTTTGCCTGCTTCAGGAAG ATGTTACCCTGAACATGAGAGTCAGACTAAATGTAGGCTTTCAAGAAGACCTCATGAACACTTCCTCTGCCCTCTATAGGTCCTACAAGACCGACTTGGAAACAGCG tttcGGAAGGGTTACGGAATTTTACCAGGCTTCAAGGGCGTGACTGTGACAGGGTTCAA GTCTGGAAGTGTGGTTGTGACATATGAAGTCAAGACTACAGCGCCATCACTTGAGTTAATACATAAAGCCAATGAACAAGTTGTACAGAGCCTCAATCAGACCTACAAAATGGACTACAACTCCTTTCAAGCACTTACTAGCA ATGAAACTAAGTTCTCTGTCACACCAGAAATCATCTTTGAAGGGGACACAGTCAGTCTGGTGTGTGAAAATGAACTTTTGTCCTCCAATGTGTCTTGGCGCTATGAAGAACAGCAGTTGGAAATCCAGAACAGCAGTAGATTCTCGATTTACACTGCCGTGTTCAACAACATGACTTCGGTGTCCAAGCTCACCATCCGCAACATCACTCCGGGTGATGCAG GTGAATATGTTTGCAAACTGATACTAGACATTTTTGAATATGAGGGCAAGAAGAAAATAGATGTTATGCCCATCCAAATTTTggcaaatgaagaaatgaaggtgATGTGTGACAACAATCCTGTATCTTTGAACTGCTGCAGTCAGAGTAATGTTAATTGGAGCAAAGTAGAATGGaagcaggaaggaaaaataagtatTCCAG GAACCCCTGAGACAGACATAGATTCTAGCTGCAGCAGATACACCGTCAAGGCTGATGGAACCCAATGCCCAAGCGGGTCTTCTGGAACAACAGTCGTCTACACTTGCGAGTTCATCAGTGCCTATGGAGCCAGAGGCAGTGCAAACATAAAAGTGACATTCATCTCTGTGG CCAATCTAACAATGACCCCGGACACAATTTCTGTTTCTGAGGGACAAAACTTTTCTATAAAATGCATCAGTGATGTGAGTAACTATGATGAGGTTTATTGGAATACTTCTGCTGGAATTAAAATATACCAAAGATTTTATACCACGAGGAGGTATCCTGATGGAGCAGAATCAGTACTGACAGTCAAGACCTCGACCAGGGAGTGGAATG GAACCTATCACTGCATATTTAGATATAAGAATTCATACAGTATAGCAACCAAAGACGTCGTTGTTCACCCGCTGCCTCTAGAGCTGAACATCATGGTTGATCCTTTGGAAGCTGCAGTTTCATGCAGTGGTTCCCATTACATCAAGTGCTGCATAGAGGAGGATGGAGACTACAAAGTTACTTTCCATATGGGTTCCTTGTCCCTTCCTGCTG AAAAAGAAGTTAACGAAAAACAAGTGTGCTACAAACACAATTTCAACGCAAACTCAGTTTCCTGGTGTTCAAAAACTGTTGACGTGTATTGTCACTTTACCAATGCTGCTAATAATTCAGTCTGGAGCCCATCTATGAAGCTGAATCTGGTTCCTG GGGAAAACATCACATGCCAAGATCCCGTAATAGGTGTCGGAGAGCCCGGGAAAGTCATCCAGAAGCTATGCCAGTTCTCGAACGTTCCCAACAGCCCTGACAGTCCTGTTGGTGGGATCATCACTTACAAATGTGTAGGCTCCCagtggaaggagaagagaaatgaCTGCATCTCTGCCCCAGTAAACAGTCTGCTCCAGATGGCTAAG GCTTTGATCAAGAGCCCCTCTCAGGATGAGAAGCTCCCTACATACCTGAAGGATCTTTCTATTAGCGTAGACAAAGCGGAACATGAAATCAGCTCTTCTCCTGGGAGTCTGGGAGCCATTATTAACATCCTTGATCTGCTCTCAACAGTTCCAACCGAAGTAAATTCAGAAACGATGATG CACGTGCTCTCTACGGTTAATGTCATCCTTGGCAAGCCTGTCTTGAACACCTGGAAAGTTTTACAACAGCGATGGACCAATCAGAGTTCACAGCTACTACATTCAGTGGAAAGATTTTCCCAAGCATTACAGTCAGGAGATAGCCCTCCTTTGTCCTTCTCCAGAACTAATGTGCAGATGAGCAGCATGGTGATCAAGTCCAGCCACCCAAAAACCTATCAACAGAGGTTTGTTTTCCCACACTTTGACCTCTGGGGCAATGTGGTCATTGACAAGAGCTATCTAGAAAACTTGCAGTCGGATTCATCTATTGTCACCATGGCTTTCCCAACTCTCCAAGCCATCCTTGCTCAGGATATCCAGGAAAATAACTTCGCAGATAGCTTAGTGATGACGACCACTGTCAGCCACAATATGACTATGCCATTCAGGATTTCAATGACTTTTAAGAACAACAGCCCTTCAGGTGGCGAAACAAAGTGTGTCTTCTGGAACTTCCAGCTTGCCAACAATACAGGAGGGTGGGACAGCAATGGGTGCTATGTGGAAGAAGGTGATGGGGACAATGTCACCTGTATCTGCGACCATCTAACGTCATTCTCCATCCTCATGTCCCCTGACTCCCCAGACCCTAGTTCTCTCCTGGGAATACTACTGGATATTATTTCTTATGTCGGGGTGGGCTTTTCCATCTTGAGCTTGGCGGCCTGTCTAGTTGTGGAAGCTGTGGTGTGGAAGTCAGTGACCAAGAACCGGACTTCCTATATGCGCCACACCTGCATAGTGAATATTGCTGCCTCCCTTCTGATCGCCAACACCTGGTTCATTGTGGTCGCTGCCATCCAGGACAATCACTACATACTCTGCAAGACAGCCTGTGTGGCTGCCACCTTCTTCATCCACTTCTTCTACCTCAGCGTCTTCTTCTGGATGCTGACACTGGGCCTCATGCTGTTCTATCGCCTGGTTTTCATTCTGCATGAAACAAGCAGGTCCACTCAGAAAGCCATTGCCTTCTGTCTTGGCTATGGTTGCCCACTTGCCATCTCAGTCATCACGCTGGGAGCCACTCAGCCCCGAGAAGTCTATACAAGGAAGAATGTCTGTTGGCTCAACTGGGAGGACACCAAAGCCCTGCTGGCTTTTGCCATCCCAGCACTAATCATTGTGGTGGTGAACATAACCATCACTATTGTGGTCATCACCAAGATCCTGAGGCCTTCCATCGGAGACAAGCCATGCAAGCAGGAGAAGAGCAGCCTGTTTCAGATCAGCAAGAGCATTGGGGTCCTCACGCCACTCTTGGGCCTTACTTGGGGTTTTGGTCTCACTACTGTGTTCCCAGGGACCAACCTTGTGTTCCATATCATATTTGCCATCCTCAATGTCTTCCAG GGATTATTCATTTTACTCTTTGGATGCCTCTGGGATCTGAAG GTACAGGAAGCTTTGCTGAATAAGTTTTCATTGTCAAGATGGTCTTCACAGCACTCAAAG tcAACATCCTTGGGTTCATCCACACCTGTGTTTTCTATGAGTTCTCCAATATCAAGGAGATTTAACAATTTGTTTGGTAAAACAG GAACGTATAATGTTTCCACCCCAGAAGCAACCAGCTCATCCCTGGAAAACTCATCCAGTGCTTATTCGTTGCTCAACTAA